The proteins below come from a single Notamacropus eugenii isolate mMacEug1 chromosome 7, mMacEug1.pri_v2, whole genome shotgun sequence genomic window:
- the LOC140514073 gene encoding olfactory receptor 11H6-like, whose product MVIFVFFIGSGAMNISGGNRVTEFILLSFPCPREIQILLFGVFFLTYILTLMGNGSIICAVRLDHHLHSPMYLLLANFSFLEICYINTTVPNMLANFLSETKTISFTACFLQFYFFFSTGATETFFLSLMAFDRYLAICQPLHYPTIMTGHFCIKLVFLCWVSSFLYFPVPICFMTQLPFCGPNIIDHFVCDPGPLLALSCAPTPGMELFYSILNCLLIFVTFPFILGSYTLVFRAVLKVPSAAGQKKAFSTCGSHLIVVSLFYGTLMVMYIRPNSGNAADSQKIFTLFYSVVTPLVNPLIYSLRNKEMKTALRKVQIRMKTIHKT is encoded by the coding sequence AtggtcatttttgtctttttcatagGATCAGGAGCCATGAACATATCAGGAGGAAACAGAGTGACTGAGTTCATCCTTCTGAGTTTTCCCTGCCCCAGGGAGATACAGATACTCCTCTTTGGAGTATTCTTTCTGACCTATATCCTGACCCTGATGGGGAATGGGTCCATTATCTGTGCAGTGAGGTTGGATCACCACCTCCACAGTCCCATGTACCTCCTGCTGGCCAACTTCTCCTTCCTGGAAATCTGCTACATTAACACCACAGTTCCTAACATGTTGGCCAATTTTCTCTCTGAGACCAAGACCATCTCCTTCACTGCCTGTTTTCTGCAGTTCTACTTCTTCTTTTCCACAGGTGCCACTGAGACCTTCTTCCTATCCCTCATGGCTTTTGATAGGTACCTGGCCATTTGTCAGCCACTGCACTACCCCACAATCATGACAGGACATTTTTGCATCAAACTAGTATTCCTCTGCTGGGTGAGTAGCTTCCTCTACTTTCCAGTCCCTATTTGTTTCATGACTCAATTACCTTTCTGTGGTCCAAATATTATCGATCACTTTGTCTGTGACCCAGGACCCCTACTGGCTCTGTCTTGCGCCCCTACCCCAGGGATGGAACTTTTCTATTCTATCCTCAATTGTCTCCTCATCTTTGTCACCTTCCCTTTCATCCTTGGATCTTACACCCTAGTATTCAGAGCTGTCTTGAAAGTTCCTTCAGCAGCTGGCCAGAAGAAAGCATTCTCCACATGTGGCTCACACTTGATTGTCGTCTCTCTGTTCTATGGGACCCTCATGGTCATGTACATCAGGCCCAATTCTGGAAACGCAGCTGATTCCCAGaaaattttcactttattttactcAGTAGTAACTCCACTGGTGAATCCCCTGATCTACAGCCTGCGTAATAAGGAAATGAAGACTGCTCTAAGAAAAGTCCAGATAAGAATGAAAACCATCCATAAGACTTGA
- the LOC140514281 gene encoding olfactory receptor 11H6-like, whose product MQILLFAVFSLTYVLTLMGNGSIIWAVRLDHQLHTPMYILLANFSFLEICCISTTVPNMLANFLSETKTISFTACFLQFYFFFSTGVSEASILSLMAFDRYLAICQPLHYPTIMTGRFCIKLVLFCWVTGFLCFPIPIYLLSRLPFCGPNVIDHFICDPGPLMALTCIHAPGIELSISIIASLSIFLTFPFILGSYILVFRAVLRVPSAAGRKKAFSTCGSHLTVVSLFFGTVLSMYITPTSGHVTTTQKDYHTVLFSVYPTCESPNLQP is encoded by the coding sequence ATGCAGATCCTCCTCTTTGCAGTCTTCTCTCTGACCTATGTCCTGACCCTGATGGGGAATGGGTCCATCATCTGGGCAGTAAGGTTGGATCACCAGCTCCACACCCCTATGTACATACTGCTGGCCAATTTCTCCTTCTTAGAAATCTGCTGTATTAGCACCACCGTTCCTAACATGTTGGCCAATTTCCTCTCTGAGACCAAGACCATCTCCTTCACTGCCTGCTTCCTCCagttctactttttcttttccacagGTGTCAGTGAGGcatccattctctctcttatGGCTTTTGATAGGTACCTGGCCATTTGTCAACCTCTACACTACCCCACAATCATGACAGGTCGTTTCTGTATCAAGCTAGTTCTCTTCTGCTGGGTGACAGGCTTCCTCTGCTTTCCCATCCCTATCTATTTGTTGTCTCGATTGCCTTTTTGTGGCCCAAATGTCATTGATCACTTTATCTGTGATCCAGGCCCCTTGATGGCTTTGACATGCATCCATGCCCCAGGAATTGAACTTTCTATTTCTATCATTGcctctctttccatcttcctcactttccctttcatCCTTGGATCCTATATCCTGGTGTTCAGAGCTGTATTACGTGTCCCTTCAGCAGCTGGCAGAAAGAAGGCTTTCTCCACTTGTGGATCCCATCTGACCGTGGTCTCTCTGTTCTTCGGAACTGTCTTGTCCATGTATATCACTCCAACATCAGGACATGTAACCACAACACAAAAAGATTATCACACTGTTTTATTCAGTGTTTACCCCACTTGTGAATCCCCTAATCTACAGCCTTAG